The following coding sequences lie in one Sphingobium sp. KCTC 72723 genomic window:
- a CDS encoding bifunctional riboflavin kinase/FAD synthetase produces the protein MERLFSSAPVPAHLRGAVMALGNFDGFHAGHQAVVDRAIAHARAQGRPVIVATFDPHPMRLFRPDTPPFRLTTLDQRQALFAAAGADAMLVFAFTPELAALDAAGFVALLRDDMGVAMVVTGEDFTFGKGRSGTVDTLRALGMAAQAVPPVCDESGQGISSSRIRDALKAGDCATATRLLTRPFAIAGVVQHGDKLGRTIGFPTANIDMGSYLRPAYGIYAVRGILPDGRVLDGAANLGIRPSFDPPKELMEPHFFDFAESLYDQQIAVQMIAYLRPEAKYDGLDPLMAQIARDCDDARQILAGTPYLA, from the coding sequence ATGGAGCGGCTTTTCAGCAGCGCCCCGGTTCCTGCGCATCTGCGCGGGGCGGTCATGGCGCTTGGCAATTTCGACGGCTTTCATGCGGGCCATCAGGCGGTGGTGGACCGTGCGATAGCGCACGCCCGCGCGCAAGGCCGTCCGGTCATAGTCGCCACGTTCGACCCGCATCCCATGCGCCTGTTCCGCCCCGACACGCCGCCCTTTCGCCTGACGACGCTGGACCAACGGCAGGCGTTATTTGCCGCGGCGGGTGCCGACGCGATGCTGGTGTTTGCCTTCACGCCTGAACTCGCGGCGCTCGACGCGGCCGGATTTGTTGCGCTGCTGCGCGATGATATGGGCGTCGCCATGGTCGTGACGGGCGAAGATTTCACTTTTGGCAAGGGGCGCAGCGGCACGGTGGACACGCTGCGCGCGCTGGGCATGGCGGCGCAGGCCGTGCCGCCGGTATGCGATGAAAGCGGGCAGGGCATTTCATCCAGCCGCATTCGCGACGCGCTCAAGGCCGGGGATTGCGCCACCGCGACCCGGCTGCTCACCCGGCCTTTCGCGATTGCGGGCGTGGTGCAGCATGGCGACAAGCTGGGCCGCACCATCGGCTTTCCCACGGCCAATATCGACATGGGCAGCTATCTGCGGCCTGCCTATGGCATTTATGCGGTGCGCGGGATTTTGCCCGACGGGCGGGTGCTGGACGGCGCGGCGAACCTTGGCATCCGCCCCAGTTTCGATCCGCCAAAGGAATTGATGGAGCCGCATTTCTTTGATTTCGCCGAAAGCCTGTATGACCAGCAGATCGCGGTGCAGATGATCGCCTATCTGCGGCCCGAAGCGAAATATGACGGCCTCGACCCGCTGATGGCGCAGATCGCGCGGGACTGTGACGATGCGCGGCAAATCCTTGCGGGAACGCCCTACCTCGCCTAA
- a CDS encoding alpha/beta fold hydrolase — MPMLDTRDGAHIHYKVAGEGPPAILIHGWPLTGDMWEYQVVALVEAGHQVITYDRRGFGHSSHPATGYTYDIFADDLADLIAHLGLPRVSLVGFSMGGGEIARYLTRHGAARIDRAVLVSSVVPYLLKTDDNPDGVEEHVFAGMQEDIRKDRFDFLQSFAKDFYGVGWVTSPVSKGLLDWSFALGLMASPIATIACVDAFGRTDFRPDLASFTMPTLVIHGSADKTVPIDPSGRAAAAGIAGAQWIEYDGEPHGLFATVPDRLNGDLIAFLRG, encoded by the coding sequence GCGCATATCCATTACAAGGTCGCTGGCGAAGGCCCGCCCGCCATCCTGATCCATGGCTGGCCGCTGACCGGCGACATGTGGGAATATCAGGTCGTCGCGCTGGTGGAGGCGGGGCATCAGGTCATCACCTATGACCGGCGCGGCTTTGGCCATAGCAGCCATCCGGCGACCGGCTACACCTATGACATATTCGCCGATGATCTGGCCGACCTGATCGCCCATCTGGGCCTGCCGCGCGTCAGCCTGGTCGGCTTTTCGATGGGCGGGGGCGAGATTGCGCGATACCTGACCCGCCATGGCGCGGCACGCATTGATCGCGCTGTGCTGGTATCGTCGGTCGTGCCTTATCTGCTCAAGACCGATGACAATCCCGATGGCGTGGAGGAGCATGTCTTCGCCGGGATGCAGGAGGATATCCGCAAGGATCGCTTCGATTTTCTCCAGTCATTCGCCAAGGATTTCTACGGCGTCGGCTGGGTCACCAGTCCGGTTAGCAAGGGACTGCTCGACTGGAGTTTCGCGCTGGGCCTGATGGCCAGCCCGATCGCCACGATCGCCTGCGTCGATGCGTTCGGCCGCACCGATTTCCGCCCTGACCTTGCCAGCTTCACCATGCCCACGCTGGTCATTCATGGCAGCGCGGACAAGACGGTGCCGATCGACCCCAGCGGCCGGGCAGCTGCGGCGGGTATCGCGGGCGCACAATGGATCGAATATGACGGCGAACCCCATGGCCTGTTTGCGACTGTGCCGGACCGCTTGAATGGTGACCTGATCGCCTTCCTGCGCGGGTAA